A region of Moorena producens PAL-8-15-08-1 DNA encodes the following proteins:
- a CDS encoding DUF7594 domain-containing protein yields the protein MVPKSLRSLWAFLLSAVLIIPAVMLFPAPIQAMVNPESESIQNVDKPQVAPINANVQLITTAAGNGADTFIRGGSYSSKNNGTNGKLVVKLDNTVSYIRKTYLRFDLSELNDGIDDVSLNLSTINLPNTKGSIEFYGLNDGVEENWSETKTTWNNAPGNDTCSTNLFLSNQTTYLGKLPAASIATGDSFSFNSPELLDFIKGDTDDIVTILINRAEYKAPDAYIVFASKESTEYSPPTLMATLKPAVQSNPETDTANLVEHPDCVNSDCNSSDFKTQVITTAAGNGADTFIRGGSYSSQNNGTNGKLVVKLGKTFSYSRKTYLRFDLSELNDGIDDVSLNLSTINLPNTKGSIEFYGLNDGVEENWSETKTTWNNAPGNDTCSTNLFLSNQTTYLGKLPAASIATGDSFSFNSPELLDFIKGDTDDIVTILINRAEYKAPDAYIVFASKESTEYSPPTLMATLKPAVQSKPETDTANLFELPDCVNSDCNCSDFKTQEEAQAVFNYFGDDRFRLDGNKDGLACTSLPHAKAP from the coding sequence ATGGTACCTAAATCTCTGAGAAGTCTATGGGCTTTTCTGCTGAGCGCGGTTTTGATAATTCCTGCCGTGATGCTCTTCCCCGCTCCAATCCAAGCCATGGTTAACCCTGAAAGCGAGAGCATACAAAATGTAGACAAACCCCAAGTAGCACCAATCAATGCCAATGTTCAACTAATTACTACAGCAGCGGGCAATGGAGCAGACACCTTTATCCGAGGTGGTTCCTACTCTAGTAAGAACAATGGAACAAACGGTAAATTAGTCGTCAAGCTTGATAACACCGTCTCTTATATCCGCAAAACTTACCTCCGATTTGATCTCAGTGAGCTGAATGATGGTATTGATGATGTGAGCCTGAATTTGAGTACGATAAACCTTCCCAACACCAAAGGATCTATTGAGTTTTATGGCTTGAATGATGGAGTAGAGGAAAATTGGTCTGAAACCAAAACCACTTGGAATAACGCGCCGGGTAATGATACTTGCTCTACCAATTTATTTCTCTCAAACCAAACAACTTACTTAGGGAAACTCCCTGCAGCTTCTATAGCGACAGGAGATTCTTTTAGCTTTAACTCACCTGAGTTACTAGATTTCATCAAAGGTGATACTGATGACATAGTGACTATTCTGATTAATCGTGCAGAATATAAAGCCCCAGATGCCTATATCGTTTTTGCGTCTAAAGAAAGCACTGAGTATAGCCCTCCTACATTAATGGCTACTCTGAAACCTGCAGTTCAAAGCAACCCTGAAACTGATACAGCCAATCTTGTTGAGCATCCCGATTGTGTGAATTCCGATTGTAACTCCTCGGATTTTAAGACTCAGGTAATTACTACAGCAGCGGGCAATGGAGCAGACACCTTTATCCGAGGTGGTTCCTACTCTAGTCAGAACAATGGAACAAACGGTAAATTAGTCGTCAAGCTTGGTAAGACCTTCTCTTATAGCCGCAAAACTTACCTCCGATTTGATCTCAGTGAGCTGAATGATGGTATTGATGATGTGAGCCTGAATTTGAGTACGATAAACCTTCCCAACACCAAAGGATCTATTGAGTTTTATGGCTTGAATGATGGAGTAGAGGAAAATTGGTCTGAAACCAAAACCACTTGGAATAACGCGCCGGGTAATGATACTTGCTCTACCAATTTATTTCTCTCAAACCAAACAACTTACTTAGGGAAACTCCCTGCAGCTTCTATAGCGACAGGAGATTCTTTTAGCTTTAACTCACCTGAGTTACTAGATTTCATCAAAGGTGATACTGATGACATAGTGACTATTCTGATTAATCGTGCAGAATATAAAGCCCCAGATGCCTATATCGTTTTTGCGTCTAAAGAAAGCACTGAGTATAGCCCTCCTACACTAATGGCTACTCTGAAACCTGCAGTTCAAAGCAAGCCTGAAACTGATACAGCCAATCTTTTTGAGCTTCCCGATTGTGTCAATTCCGATTGTAACTGCTCGGATTTTAAGACTCAGGAAGAGGCACAGGCTGTGTTTAACTACTTTGGGGATGATCGTTTCCGTCTAGATGGGAACAAAGATGGTCTTGCTTGCACAAGTCTGCCCCATGCCAAAGCTCCATAA